From Chryseobacterium gallinarum, one genomic window encodes:
- a CDS encoding porin family protein: MKKLLLASALTFSALSFAQIQWKSTRFGLTGGLNYSRVANAHNPSGPRYTAQGGALAMIPVGKANQFFIQPEVLYYGAGETGKDKDAKGKDGYDAVYANNYLSVPLYFKGYFSEAESEFFGLLGPRFNFLLSQNVKNAPVSRPYYDPDVADPTNPAVNGKAKSFNWGIGLGVGYSYKRQLELAVKYDLGLSDTFPGLAKEKGGTDKKKSEQVLALTLSYIFK, encoded by the coding sequence ATGAAAAAACTTTTATTAGCCTCAGCTTTGACTTTTTCCGCTTTATCATTTGCTCAAATTCAATGGAAAAGCACACGATTTGGTCTTACCGGAGGTTTAAACTATTCCAGAGTAGCAAATGCCCACAATCCCTCCGGCCCTAGATACACTGCACAAGGTGGAGCTTTGGCCATGATCCCGGTAGGGAAGGCAAACCAATTCTTTATACAACCGGAAGTATTGTACTATGGTGCAGGAGAAACCGGGAAGGATAAAGATGCAAAAGGAAAAGACGGTTATGATGCGGTGTATGCCAATAACTATCTGAGTGTACCTTTATACTTTAAAGGGTATTTTTCAGAAGCTGAATCGGAATTCTTTGGGTTATTAGGCCCTAGATTTAATTTTTTATTAAGTCAGAATGTTAAAAATGCTCCTGTAAGCAGACCTTATTATGACCCGGATGTTGCGGATCCTACCAACCCGGCTGTGAATGGAAAAGCGAAAAGCTTTAACTGGGGAATAGGATTGGGAGTAGGATATAGCTATAAGAGACAATTGGAACTTGCTGTTAAATATGATCTTGGTCTTTCAGATACTTTCCCTGGCCTTGCAAAAGAAAAAGGAGGAACTGATAAGAAGAAATCAGAACAGGTTTTAGCACTTACTCTAAGCTACATATTCAAGTAA
- the sucD gene encoding succinate--CoA ligase subunit alpha produces the protein MSILVNKDSKVIVQGFTGNEGTFHAGQMIEYGTNVVGGVTPGKGGSEHLGKPVFNTVADAVQKAGANVSIIFVPPAFAADAIMEAAEAGIKVIVCITEGIPVADMVKVKSYIADRDCRLIGPNCPGIITSEEAKIGIMPGFVFKKGKVGIVSKSGTLTYEAADQVVRAGYGISTAIGIGGDPIIGTTTREALELFINDPETDAVVMIGEIGGGLEAEAARWYKASGSTKPVVGFIAGQTAPKGRTMGHAGAIVGGAEDTAQAKMEIMRENGINVVDSPADIGATVAKVLG, from the coding sequence ATGTCAATTTTAGTAAACAAAGATTCTAAAGTAATTGTACAAGGATTTACTGGAAACGAAGGTACTTTCCATGCAGGTCAGATGATTGAATACGGAACCAACGTAGTAGGTGGTGTTACTCCGGGGAAAGGAGGTAGCGAGCACCTTGGAAAACCGGTATTTAATACAGTAGCTGACGCTGTTCAAAAAGCAGGAGCAAACGTAAGTATCATTTTCGTACCACCGGCATTCGCAGCAGATGCTATCATGGAAGCTGCTGAAGCAGGGATCAAAGTAATCGTATGTATTACTGAAGGAATTCCTGTAGCTGATATGGTAAAAGTAAAGTCTTATATCGCAGACAGAGACTGCAGATTAATCGGACCGAACTGCCCTGGAATCATTACTTCTGAAGAAGCTAAAATTGGTATTATGCCAGGTTTCGTTTTCAAAAAAGGTAAAGTAGGTATCGTTTCAAAATCAGGTACTCTTACTTACGAAGCTGCTGACCAGGTAGTAAGAGCAGGTTATGGTATTTCTACTGCAATCGGTATCGGAGGGGACCCAATCATCGGAACTACTACAAGAGAAGCATTAGAGCTATTTATTAACGACCCTGAAACTGATGCTGTTGTAATGATTGGTGAGATCGGTGGAGGATTAGAAGCTGAAGCAGCAAGATGGTACAAAGCAAGCGGATCTACTAAACCGGTTGTAGGATTCATCGCTGGACAAACAGCTCCAAAAGGAAGAACAATGGGACATGCCGGTGCTATCGTAGGAGGTGCAGAAGATACAGCTCAGGCTAAAATGGAAATCATGAGAGAAAACGGTATCAACGTTGTAGACTCTCCTGCTGATATTGGTGCTACTGTAGCAAAAGTTCTAGGATAA
- a CDS encoding T9SS type A sorting domain-containing protein, which translates to MKKFLLLILFAGTFVGFSNNLQAQLKEPGSISQKSDDGVMIAYPNPAKDYLIIKAKDSSLRIKSVTFYSILGMQVASYTVNMNSGEINIEKLKPGKYLIRYILSDNTQKVTQIVKQ; encoded by the coding sequence ATGAAAAAATTTTTACTTTTAATTTTATTTGCAGGCACTTTTGTTGGGTTTTCCAACAATTTACAAGCTCAGCTGAAAGAGCCGGGTTCCATCTCACAGAAATCTGATGATGGAGTAATGATTGCCTATCCAAACCCTGCAAAGGATTATCTTATCATAAAGGCAAAGGATTCTTCTTTAAGAATCAAAAGTGTGACTTTTTATTCCATTTTGGGTATGCAGGTTGCCAGTTATACTGTCAATATGAATTCCGGGGAGATCAATATTGAAAAATTGAAACCGGGAAAATATCTGATCCGATATATTTTAAGTGACAACACGCAAAAGGTAACTCAAATCGTAAAACAATAA
- a CDS encoding ABC transporter ATP-binding protein: MLKAEHIKKTYNAGKKVALDDFSIHVPKGSIYGLLGPNGAGKTSFIRIINQITQADSGDIFINGEKLNPAHIKDIGYMPEERGLYKNMSVGDQILYFGELKGMSKNEALNEAKKWFDKLHIDQWWKKKLSELSKGMAQKIQFVVTVLHRPHLLILDEPFSGFDPVNANLIKDQIIDLKNNGTTIILSTHRMESVEEMCDYVALINHSKKIIDGRVFDVREKFKKNIFGITLSEVNHDHLESFKNKYEIFNLAHENNLVSFDLKNETDQNHILLDLIHVGKVRSFDERIPSMNEVFINAVSNHS, from the coding sequence ATGTTAAAAGCTGAACATATTAAAAAGACCTATAATGCCGGAAAAAAGGTCGCCCTGGATGATTTCAGCATCCATGTTCCCAAAGGCAGCATCTATGGCCTTTTAGGCCCCAACGGAGCCGGGAAAACTTCTTTCATCCGTATCATCAATCAGATTACCCAGGCCGACTCCGGAGATATTTTTATCAATGGAGAAAAGCTGAATCCCGCTCATATTAAAGATATCGGCTATATGCCTGAAGAAAGGGGCTTATACAAGAATATGAGTGTGGGAGACCAGATCCTTTATTTCGGGGAGCTTAAAGGTATGAGTAAAAATGAGGCTCTGAATGAGGCTAAAAAATGGTTTGACAAACTTCATATTGATCAATGGTGGAAAAAAAAGCTCTCTGAACTTTCCAAGGGGATGGCGCAGAAGATTCAGTTTGTAGTGACTGTCCTCCACCGTCCGCATCTTTTGATTCTGGATGAACCTTTCTCCGGTTTTGATCCCGTAAATGCAAATTTAATTAAAGATCAGATTATTGACCTCAAAAACAACGGAACCACCATTATCCTTTCTACCCACAGAATGGAAAGCGTGGAAGAAATGTGTGATTATGTCGCCCTGATCAATCATTCAAAAAAAATCATAGATGGAAGAGTTTTTGACGTAAGGGAAAAATTTAAGAAAAATATTTTTGGAATTACTCTTTCTGAAGTAAATCATGATCATCTTGAAAGTTTTAAGAATAAATATGAAATTTTCAATCTTGCTCATGAGAACAATCTTGTCTCTTTTGATCTGAAGAATGAAACTGATCAGAACCATATTCTTCTGGATCTTATCCATGTAGGGAAAGTGCGGTCATTCGACGAAAGAATTCCGAGTATGAATGAAGTGTTTATTAATGCCGTAAGTAACCATTCTTAA
- a CDS encoding UDP-3-O-(3-hydroxymyristoyl)glucosamine N-acyltransferase — MRFHSPQKLKTIADLIGSKYIGPEDFEVLGTNEIHRVKPGDIVFVNHPKYYDKALNSAATVILIDKEVECPEGKALLVSDDPFRDFNAINTHFTRIYNFTEELHDVEIGEGTKIHSSAVIGNNVKIGKNTLIFPNVVIGDRTEIGDNVIIQSNTVLGGDAFYYRKLNGNFDRLISVGNVIIENNVEIGNGCTIDRGVTDSTIIGEGSVLDNQIQIGHDTVIGKKCLIASQVGIAGCCIIEDEVTIWGQVGIASGNKVEKGSVLLGKTGVNRDLEKGTYIGMFAEDFKTYLKKEVKLRNLK, encoded by the coding sequence ATGAGATTTCATTCTCCACAAAAGCTTAAAACGATAGCTGATTTAATAGGCTCAAAATATATTGGCCCGGAAGACTTTGAAGTACTGGGAACCAATGAAATTCATAGGGTAAAACCCGGGGATATTGTTTTTGTTAATCATCCCAAATATTATGATAAAGCATTAAACTCTGCAGCAACTGTTATTCTCATTGATAAAGAAGTAGAATGCCCGGAAGGCAAAGCGCTTCTGGTTTCTGATGATCCTTTCAGGGACTTTAATGCAATCAATACCCATTTTACCAGAATATACAATTTTACGGAAGAACTTCACGATGTTGAAATAGGCGAAGGGACAAAAATTCATTCTTCAGCCGTCATTGGTAATAATGTGAAAATTGGAAAGAATACCCTTATTTTCCCAAATGTTGTCATAGGGGACCGTACGGAAATCGGGGATAATGTCATTATTCAGTCCAACACGGTGTTAGGAGGCGACGCATTTTATTACAGAAAATTAAACGGAAACTTTGACCGACTGATCTCTGTAGGAAATGTAATCATTGAAAATAATGTGGAAATCGGAAATGGCTGCACGATAGACCGGGGAGTTACAGACTCTACCATCATAGGAGAAGGCTCTGTTTTGGATAATCAGATTCAGATCGGACATGATACCGTTATCGGTAAAAAATGTCTGATTGCCTCTCAGGTAGGAATTGCAGGATGCTGTATCATAGAGGATGAAGTTACTATATGGGGACAGGTAGGCATTGCTTCCGGTAATAAAGTCGAGAAAGGATCTGTACTTCTGGGAAAAACAGGAGTGAACAGGGATCTGGAAAAAGGTACCTATATCGGAATGTTTGCAGAAGATTTTAAAACATATCTGAAAAAAGAAGTAAAGCTGAGAAATCTCAAATAA
- the efp gene encoding elongation factor P has protein sequence MATSNDIRKGLCIEYSNDIYKVIEFLHVKPGKGPAFVRTKLKSVTNGKVIDNTFSAGHKIDEVKVITRKFQYLYDDENGFHFMNNDDFSQLYINKEMIENSQFMKAGEEVTIILKEADETPLSAELPQSVYLDVIEADPGVKGNTATNALKNAIVETGARVMVPLFIEPGDRIKVNTEDGSYLERVKE, from the coding sequence ATGGCAACAAGTAACGATATCAGAAAAGGGCTGTGCATAGAGTATAGCAATGATATTTATAAAGTAATCGAGTTTCTTCACGTAAAACCGGGTAAAGGACCTGCTTTCGTAAGAACAAAATTAAAGTCAGTGACTAACGGTAAAGTAATTGATAATACTTTCTCTGCCGGGCACAAAATTGATGAAGTAAAAGTAATCACCAGAAAATTTCAGTATCTGTATGATGATGAGAACGGATTCCATTTTATGAACAATGATGATTTCTCTCAGTTATATATCAACAAAGAAATGATCGAAAACTCCCAGTTTATGAAAGCCGGGGAAGAAGTAACAATCATTCTGAAAGAAGCTGATGAAACTCCGCTTTCCGCTGAACTTCCGCAATCAGTATACCTGGATGTGATTGAGGCTGATCCGGGAGTAAAAGGAAATACAGCAACCAATGCTCTTAAAAATGCAATCGTTGAGACAGGAGCAAGAGTAATGGTTCCTTTGTTTATTGAGCCGGGAGACAGAATTAAAGTAAATACTGAGGACGGTAGCTACCTGGAAAGGGTAAAAGAATAA
- a CDS encoding ABC transporter permease gives MNNIFLITKREFLTQVKKKSFIILTLLAPILIIAFGAVIGLMFKANESHSIIEVVDKSGLFTNQLQSNDKLNYVFVSAADEKSKINNLKGNESLDGILILPELKNQDFNELETGTRLVINSKIGLDTKQKIVSDISNVIKKEKIKQLGIQEAQLIDLDKGFSLKTINVSDNNKEDSDLAFGVKTGLSMILMYVTFMFIIIYGVRVMRSVLEEKNNRVVEIIISSVKPFELMMGKILGVTFVALTQFIIWITMSVIGALVLNTGFSSIQKNIPGGNEQLADKLDITQLATQISHSLLEMNFPLIIFVFIVFFLLGYIFYSSIYAAIGSAVDNETETQQFTLFAILPLMLGMYGSFSLMNNPDGPLGFWLSIIPFTSPVAMIARIPFGVPVWQLVLSIALLLGTTIFMIFLAGKIYRVGILMYGNKATLKELWKWIRG, from the coding sequence ATGAATAATATTTTTTTAATTACCAAAAGGGAATTTCTTACACAGGTTAAGAAGAAGTCTTTCATCATCTTAACTTTACTTGCTCCTATCTTAATCATTGCTTTCGGAGCAGTAATCGGGCTTATGTTTAAAGCCAATGAATCCCACAGCATTATAGAAGTTGTTGATAAAAGCGGACTGTTTACCAACCAACTCCAGTCTAACGACAAGCTCAATTATGTATTTGTTTCTGCTGCAGACGAAAAGTCAAAGATCAATAATTTAAAAGGAAATGAGTCTTTAGATGGCATCCTTATTTTGCCGGAACTGAAAAATCAGGACTTCAATGAGCTGGAAACCGGAACAAGACTGGTTATCAACAGCAAAATAGGATTGGATACGAAACAGAAGATCGTTTCTGATATCAGCAATGTTATTAAAAAAGAAAAAATCAAACAACTAGGCATCCAGGAGGCTCAGCTGATTGATCTTGATAAAGGATTCAGTTTGAAAACGATTAATGTTTCAGATAATAACAAGGAGGATTCTGATCTTGCTTTCGGGGTAAAAACAGGACTCAGCATGATTCTGATGTATGTAACTTTTATGTTCATCATTATTTATGGGGTACGGGTGATGCGAAGTGTTCTGGAAGAAAAGAACAATCGTGTGGTGGAAATCATTATTTCGTCTGTTAAACCTTTTGAGCTGATGATGGGAAAAATCCTGGGGGTAACTTTCGTTGCCCTTACGCAGTTTATTATCTGGATCACCATGTCTGTTATCGGAGCCTTGGTTTTAAATACCGGTTTTTCATCTATTCAGAAGAATATTCCGGGCGGAAACGAACAATTAGCGGATAAACTAGACATTACCCAGCTGGCAACCCAGATATCTCATAGCTTACTGGAAATGAATTTTCCATTGATTATTTTTGTATTTATTGTCTTTTTCCTTTTGGGATATATTTTTTACAGTTCAATTTATGCTGCTATTGGTTCGGCTGTAGACAATGAAACGGAAACGCAGCAGTTTACTTTATTTGCTATTTTACCTCTGATGCTGGGTATGTATGGCAGCTTTTCACTGATGAATAATCCTGACGGTCCACTGGGCTTTTGGCTGTCTATCATTCCTTTTACATCACCTGTTGCCATGATTGCAAGAATACCATTCGGGGTTCCGGTATGGCAGCTTGTTCTTTCTATAGCCCTATTATTGGGGACTACTATTTTCATGATCTTCCTGGCAGGGAAAATTTACCGGGTAGGTATTTTGATGTATGGGAACAAAGCAACGCTAAAAGAGCTCTGGAAGTGGATCAGAGGCTAA